The following nucleotide sequence is from uncultured Draconibacterium sp..
GTGGCATTATTGCATCATAAGTTGCATACCCGATTCAAACTTAACACTTATCGCTGCATATGGTTTAAATCAAGCGTTTGCGAAACCATCATCTTTGTACAAACAATTTTCAAAATCAAAAACATTAAAAATTTAAAAGATGAAAACACTAAAAAGAATTTCGATGAAAACAGTAGTTAATTTTTCGTTCATTTTACTTTTAATCTTAACATCATGTACTAATTCGGGAAGTAATAATACGGGAAACAGTACAAAAACAAAAGCAACAGTTGAGAAACCAAAAGTTGATTTGCATACAGCAATTATGTCGGGGAACCTCGAAGCCGTAAAACAACACATTGAAGCCGGAACCGATATTAATAAGAAAGACCAAATGAGTGGTTCAACGCCATTAATTGCAGCCGTATCGTTTAATAAAACTACAATTGCCAAAACTCTGATTGATGCCGGTGCCGATCTGAACCTGAAAAACAACGATGGATCGACTGCACTGCACGCAGCAGCATTCTTTTGTAATATTGAAATTGTGCAAATGCTTCTTGACGCTAAAGCTGATAAAAGCCTGAAGAACAATTATGGCGCAACCGCTCGCGAATCAGTTTTGGCTCCCTTTGCCGATATGAAACCTATTTATCAGATGATGCAGCAACAACTGGAGCCTCTTGGTATAAAAATAGATTTAGCTGAAATTGAAAAAACCCGCCCGGTAATTGCCATGATGTTGCAATAGACAGTATAACGTGATGATCTGTAAGTGGTCATGACATTACCCCTTCGCCTGCAGGCACTTCCCCTTAAAAAGGGGAAGAAGTTTCACCCCAGGATTAAAGTAAAATTTATACGTCTGAAATATTCGCCTAAAGCGTTCTCCCCTTGTAAAGAGGAGATGTCGAAAGACAGAGCGGTAAAGAAGAAAACAGATTCAAGTTAAGTCATTCAATAAAAATAATAGCATAATGAAAACAGAAAGAAGACACGATATCGATTGGTTGCGGGTGCTGGCTATTGGATTATTACTGATCTACCACATTGCCATTGTATTCCAACCGTGGGCCATGTTTGTTGGCTTTATAAAAAGCAACGAAAGCCTTGAAAATTTATGGAAACCGATGACGCTGCTAAACGTTTGGAGGATTCCGCTCTTGTTTTACGTATCGGGAATGGGATTATATTTTGCCATGCGTAAACGAAACTATTTGCAATTGCTTGGCGAACGTACACGTCGAATTCTGATCCCGCTGATTTTTGGGGTGCTGGCCATTGCACCGCTTCACTTTGTAATTTTTCAGAAGTACTATAATTTACCCATTGGTTACTATCCTCATGCCGGTCATTTGTGGTTCCTCGGAAATATATTTATCTACGTACTGGTGCTTACTCCGCTTTTCATTTATATGACAAGAAACGAAAAAAGCAAATTCAAAAAAGCATTGTCGTTGTTGATGAAAAACCCATTTGGCCCTTTATCGCTGTCCGTCTTTTTTGTTCTGGAAGTTGTAATTGTAAAACCTCAAATATTTTCCGTTTACGCCGAAACATGGCATGGCTTTTTTCTTGGTTTGCTGGCCTTTTTCTTTGGTTTTCTGTTTGTTTACAGCGGCCCGGTTTTTTGGCAAACCATATCGAAATGGAAATGGATGTATATTGGTTTAGCACTTGTATTATACATCGTAAGATTGCTGGTTTACGAAACCACCTCTCCGAACTACCTGATGGCCATCGAATCAAACTGCTGGATATTTGGAATTTTCGGTCTGGGGTACCAATATCTAAACAAACCGAGTGCCGCACTCAGCTATTTAAGTCAGGCCGCTTATCCTGTTTATATAATTCATATGTTTGCTTTATACGCAGGATCGTTAATTATTCTGCCACTGGAAATACCCGCAATGACGAAATTCGCAGCTATAACAGCGTTTACTTTTACAACCTGCTTAATCATTTATGAATTCATGATCAGAAGGATTGGTTTCATGAGACCGCTGTTTGGATTAAAAAACGATTTCAACAAAGGTGAGAATGAAACTGTTATAAAATATATTGCAAAAGGTAAATCCACCCAATAGAAATTAAAAGAATGACAAAGAAACAAACAACACTAATTATAAGAATAATGCTATCTACAGGAACCGCCATATCACTATTTTTTGTTCCGTGGTTATTGTTAAGAATTATGCTTACTCCACTCCCTGACACCGTTCAGGGACAGCTCGACAAAAGTTTAAAATATGGTTTAGACGGTATAATTGTATATGTTGACGAAGCCGGAAAAGAACCTGCTTTTTATGCTGCCGGATATAAAAACCGGGAAAACAAAATACCGGCCGATCCGCATTCACTATTCAAAATTGCCAGTATCAGCAAGTTGTACGATGCAGTTGCCATTACCAAATTGGTTAGCGACGGACGTTTGTCGTTGGATAAAACACTGGCCGATTACTTCCCTGAATTGGTGGGAAGAATTGAAAATGCCGACAAAATCACACTGAAAATGATGGTGCAACACCGAAGTGGAATTCCGAATTTAACCGATACGCCAAACTTTTGGACAGAACCTCCGTCGAGCACTGAGGAAGCACTTGAACGCGTGCTTGATTTACCGGCCGATTTTGCTCCTGATGCAAAGTATCGGTACTCGAACACCAATTATTTATTGATTTCCATACTGATTGAAAAAGTGACCGGAGATGATGTTTTTCAGACGATAAAAAAAGAAATTCTGGATCCGCTTGGCCTGAAAAACACTTTTGGCGGGGTAACCGAGGAAAACATTGACAATGTAATGAGTGGTTACTATGTTGGGATTGAAGAAGATATTAAAGCCGGAGATTACGGAACCAAACTTACATCGATGGTTGCCAGCGCCGAAGACGTTGGCATTTTCCTGCGGGCACTAAACGATGGCTCCGTGTTTAACGATGGCGAGCAGGAAATCTACTCCTCCATTTATGTGTACGATCACACCGGGTTAATGCCGGGTTATATGAGTATTGCCAAATACCACAAAGACATCGACACTGTTGTGGTTCAATTCGTGAATACAACCGACTTTCAGGGACTTCACTGGGGTGTGATGGAAAAAGTTTACCGTAGGGTTGTGAAGATTGTTAGAAAAAATAGTCATTCGTAAATTGTAGTTATCCTGTTTTTAATAACTCTTAAAATATGTAATACGATGATCAGGTTTTTCCGAAAAATACGTTTGAAACTATTGAGTGAAAACAAAATCAGGCAATACTTAAAGTATGCCATTGGCGAAATAGTTTTGGTGGTGATTGGAATTTTAATTGCTGTTCAAATCAACAATTGGAACCAAAGCAGAAAAGACGACCAGATACTGAATGAATACCTTATAAAAATAAAATCACACACTTTGGAGGATATTCGAAAGCTTGATACAGTTACCGTTTACAGAATGCAATTAGCAGGATTATGTAAAAAAGCCCGTACCCTAATTTTAGATAAAGCAGAAGATGAAGATCTTATTCTTTTTATGTCATGCGGAGTGGCATTTGCCGATTATTATTTCAAACCAAGTACAGGAGGATACGACGCCTTGAAGAATTCGCGTTATTTTGGAAAAATTAATAATACAGCTCTCGATTCGCTTTTAACCAGATACCATGGCTTAGTAAACGACATTGCAGAAAACGAAAAAAGTTATAATGATTATGTCGTATACCAGGAAGCCTATTTATCAACACAGTTCGATAGATCATTAATTCTGGCTTCGGCTTTTTTACCGCAGGATTCGCTAAACAATCGCGCCACGCCCATGTCTGAATATTACGAAGATTTTGCAGATTATACATCTTCTGCTCCATTCCGAAATGTTATTGGATTGGCCGCTTTCCAATTTGATGCCATGGTTGATCAATACAATCAATTAAAAGAAGCTGGCAACGAAGTTATAAAAGAAATAGATGCGATTACTAGTGAATAGTTTCAATAACTCAAATTAATTTACTTCACAGAATTTTGTTTAAAAAAAAAGCGTGCTATTAAATTTATCCAAGGCAAATTCAATCCACAAAAAATGGAAGGACTTCCGATTGAATTCCTTCCATTTCTCTTAAGTAGTAGTGGTTGTCTTCTACTTATAAACCATATTTAATGCCGCACCAATTATACCGGCATTGTTTTGCATTTCGGCAGGTACAACCGGCGTATCGAGCTTGATACAATCCTCAAACCTATCCATTTTTTTGCTTACGCCGCCACCTATAATAAACAGGTTGGGGTTAAACATCTTATCGTAATAATCCAACGCTTTGTTAAAACGGTTGCCCCACTCTTCCCATGACAAGTCTTTTCTTTTTCGCACCGAATCAGCTGAATAGCGCTCAATGGTTTTGCCTTTAAATTCGAGGTGTCCCAGCTCAAGGTTCGGTACCAGGTGCTTATCAATAAAAATTACGGTTCCAATTCCGGTACCAACAGTAAGTAAAAATACCATTCCCTTTTCTTTGGCTCCGGCACCAAAATGTATTTCGGCAATTCCGGCGGCATCAGCATCATTTACACACTCTACTTCGCAACCGGTTTTTTCCGATAGTTGTTTATTGACTTCCTGTCCGATCCAACTTTTATCGATATTTGCAGCAGTTAACATCACACCGTTTTTTACAACGGCGGGAACGCCAACGCCAACTTTTCCTTTCCAGTTAAAATGCTCGGTAAGCTGTGCCATCACGCCTGCTACAGCATCAGGAGTTGCCGGTTGCGGAGTTTCAATACGGTGTCGTTCAGTAACTAACTCACCTGTTTTGGTATCCACAATTGCTCCTTTAATTCCCGATCCGCCAAAATCAATTCCAAGTACTTCCATGTTTTATTGTTTTTGATCGTCTAATTTACAATAATGATTTCGTACAGTTGCAATGATTTCTAATTTAGCTCAAATCAGAAAACAAATACGACAAAAAAAGCAGATCCCTTTCGGAAATCCGCTTCAATTCTTATTAATCAATAAATATGTTACTACAATTGATAGAGTTCGTCAGCCCGAATTAATTCGGTTTTATGTTTTTGTAACATCTCCACACAGCGTTCAACACGTGTTGGGCGAATAACAGTTACTGCCCCTTCGTCTTTCATCGAAAAAGCGTACATGTATTCAATAAACACTTCTTCTTTTTGCAGAATATCCAGCAGCTTGCTCAGGCTTCCCGGTTGATTAGGTGTTTTTGCCAAAACAACTTCGGTGGTTTTAACTGAAAATGCATTTTCTTTTAACACCGTGCATGCTTTATCCGGGTCAGAAACAATCATACGCAATATTCCAAAATCGGAAGTATCGGCAATGGTAAAAGCAGACAGGTTTATTTCGGCATCGGCCAGTATTTTTGTCACTTCGTTTAATCGTCCTGACTTGTTCTCTAAAAAAACAGATACTTGTTTTATGATCATGACTTTAGATTTTACGGTTATCAATTACACGTTTTGCTTTACCGGCAGTCCGCTCAATGGTTTTTGGTTCCACCAGTTTTACATCGACTGAAATCCCCAGCGTACTTTGAATATTATGCGTGATTTTCTTTTTCAGTTTCTCCAGTTCACGCACTTCATCCGAGAAGAACTGCTCCTGAACTTCCACCATCAGTTTTAGTACATCGAGCGTACCTTCGCGCTCCACAATTAACAGGTAGTGTGGTTCGGTTTCGCTCATTTCAAGCAGTACACTTTCAATTTGCGACGGGAATACATTCACCCCGCGAATAATCAGCATATCATCCGAGCGGCCTTTGCATTTCTCCATGCGCACCAGTGTACGTCCGCACTCGCATTTGTCGTAAATCAACCGGGTAAGGTCGCGCGTACGATAGCGCAAGATCGGAATTCCCTCTTTGGTTATGGTTGAAAATACCAACTCTCCTACTTCTCCCGGCGCCACAGGCTGAAATGTTTCAGTATCCAGAATTTCGGGAATAAAATGATCTTCGTTAACGTGCATACCCACCTGGTGCTCGCACTCGCACGAAACTCCCGGTCCAATCACTTCACTCAAACCATAAATATCAATCGCTTTCAGCTTTAATTTAGCTTCAATTTCCTTACGCATACTTTCGCTCCATGGTTCGGCACCAAAAATACCAACGCGTAGTTTTAGCTCTTCCGGATCGATTCCCATTTCCTGCATCACTTCGGCTAAAAACAAAGCATACGATGGTGTACAGGCAATTACCGACGAGCCAAAATCCTGCATCAGCTGAATTTGCTTTTTTGTATTTCCACCTGAAATCGGAATTACCGTTGCACCAAGATTTTCGGTTCCGTAGTGTAGTCCCAAACCTCCGGTAAATAGTCCGTAACCATAGGCCACCTGTACAATGTCGTTACGAGTTACGCCCGACATACAGAGCGAGCGGGTAACTACTTCGGCCCACATACTCAGGTCGTTTCGGGTGTACCCCACTACTGTTGGTTTTCCAGTGGTTCCCGAACTGGCATGCACCCGCACAATTTCGCTCATGGGCACGGTAAACATTCCAAACGGGTAGTTATCGCGCAAATCAGTTTTGTTGGTAAAAGGCAGGTTTTTTAAATCTTCTACCGAACGCACATCGCCGGGCAGCATGCCTATTTCCTGCATTTTCGCGCGGTAGCTCGGTATATTGTGGTAAATACGCTGAACGGTTTGTTTTAATCGTTCGCTTTGAACTGCCGCCATCTCGTCGCGAGAAGCGCATTCTATCTTTTCATTCCAAATCATAAAATTTAGTTGATCTTTGGTTTTACATGTTGTTTATTGTACTACAATCCGGCATTTGCACCAATGCTATTTCCCGTAAACTACCTTGTCATCCAAGATCTTTACATGGTTGATCTCCAAACGACGAACAGCCTCTAAAACATCGGGCACTTCAAGCAACAGTACCGCAAGATGACTTTCGGCAATTAGGCGAGTATAGGCACTTTCGATATGAATTCCGGCACGTGCGATCTTCACCAGTATCTCATCCAAACCACCTGCTTCGTCTTTCATTTCAAGAGCTATTACCTCTTTCATTGCCACCGAGTTTCCATGATCAGCAAGAATTTTATAGGCTTCATCAGGCTTATCGACCAGCAAACTTAATACGCCCCATCCATGCGCCATGTTATTTAAAGTAAGCGTACGAATGTTAATTCCCTCTTTTTTTAACAGCGCTGTAACTGCTTCAAAATGTGTTATCTTGTTTTCAAGAAAGACAGATATTTCAAATGCCATAATTGTAGATTTTTATTGATTCAACATGATTTCCGTAAAAATAAAGTTTCTTGAGTAAACTTTTCAAAACGGAAATCATATTTTCATTTCAATCATAGTCTGTTCCGCTACTTTATCCCATGGAAACAGTTTGCCAGGTGTTCGTCGGACGTTTTTTGTGTAAACAAAGAAACTGCGATCAACACCACAATTGACACCGGCATGGCAATTACCATCGGGTCGATAATCATCCACGGAAATTCGGTTGCCAGTGTTGGTTTTCCAAACAATGCCTGACAAATTCCCAGCGGCTCTGATTCTTTTGCATGCATAAATGCAAGGGCAAATGCACTTGCCAACAAACCGGTTAAAATACTCCAAACAGCAGCTGTTTTTGTTGCCCGTTTCCAATACAAGGCTGCAAAATAAACCGGGAGAAAAGATGCCGCGCAAATACCAAAGAAAATAGCTGTTCCGCGTGCGATAATACTTCCGGGCAATTTATAGCCGATTATGATACTTAGTATTATAGCCACGATGATCGAAATTTTCGATAACATCATGGAATTGAATTTCTTGTGCGGAAATACATTCTCAATAAAATCACGTCCAAGTGAAGTTCCCATGGCATGAAACTGCGAACTTAATGTTGACATTCCGGCCGACAACAGTGCCAGCATAAACAGGTAGACAAACCACTCGGGCATAGCGGCATTAATGTACTCAGGAATAATCAGGTCGACATTGCCTTGTGCAAACTGAATGGCCAACTGCCCCGATTGGTTGTGGAAATATACATTTGTAAGTGCTCCAACGGTAAAAATAAAACCGGTTGCTACAAAAATGAATATCCCACCGATTAAAACAGCGCGATTCAATTCGCGGTTACTTTTTACGGTCATAAAACGCACGATGAGTTGTGGTTGCGCCAATACACCAATTCCAACGCCAAGAATTATATTGGTTGTTAAGGCCCACCACCATGGCGAATTCATTTTCGGAAATACGGTCCAGCCTTCATGTCCGGCTGCTTTTAGATTTTCGGGTACTAAATCGACCATATTGGTTAGCGCATGATGTGCAGCACTAACACCGCCCAATTTCTGGTAGGTTACAATTAGCAGGAAAAATAAACTCAGAAACATGATACTTCCCTGAAGTGCGTCGGTGTACATTACCCCTTTTAATCCTCCGGCAATTACATAAGCTGCAATTATTATGGAGAAAAAAGTTAACGCCAGCGAGAAATCAATTTCAAAAATACTCTCGATAAAGCGTGCACCGCCAATCAATACCACGGCAGCGTAAAGTGGCATGGAGACAAAAATTACAGCACCGCTGATTGTTTGTATATTTTTTGACTGAAAACGATTACCCAGAAACTCAGGAAATGTATGAGCATCAAGATTATGTCCCATTTTTCGGGTAACACGCCCAAAAAAGATGAAGGCAATAAACACGCCCACAATTATATTCAGTGCAGTTAACCAAATCAGGCCCATTCCGTACACACCGGCAATTCCGCCAAAACCAATAATGGCCGAGGTAGAAATAAATGTGGCTCCATACGACATGGCCATCACAAACGGATGAATATCTCTTCCGGCAAGCAGATAATCTTTTGCCGATTTTGTTTGGCTGTACCCGCGGTATCCGAGGTAAGCAATTACTAAAAGGTAGATTACAACTACCAATCCCAGCGTAAATGTGTTCATAGTAGTTGTTCTAAATTTCGTCTTTTAAATGTTCGTCTTTTTCTTCCCAATCCAGGTCGCGCTGAATTTCGTCGGTACTGGTTTCCATTCCTTTGTTCCAGTTTAATGCCCCGTACACCACACAGGCTATTAAACCTACCACTGATAAAAGGTAGCCGAGAATTATCCCGGGATCGTTGATTCCTAGCATAAGTTTTTTAGTTTTTTGGTTGAGTATTTTTATTAACTGGTTCCGTAAACGGTTTGGTCGTCGATGATTTGTACGCCTTGTTTTTCCAGTTTTTTTATCGATTCGGCATAATCATCAACATTCAATATCAGAATCGCTTTTTGTTTTTCGGTGATCACACGGCCAACAGCATTATCGAAGTTTACTTCGGCTTTTGCCACTTCCATTAACAAATCGTCGAGGCCACCGGCTTCATCGCGCATTTCAAGTGCTATTACTTCACGCAATGCCACTGACACACCTTTTGCCGAAAGTTCATCTTTTGCCTTTATCGGATCGTTAACAATCAGGTTGAGAATTCCCCAGCCGTTTGCCGTGTCGTTTATTGCCATCGACCGGATATTGATTTGAGCATCTTTCAACACACTTGTTATCCGTTCAAAATGACCGATTTTGTTTTCGAGAAATATTGATACTTCGTAAGCCATGATTTTAAAGCCGGAAGACTGAAGACCGAAGACCGAAGTAAACCGCATAAACAAAGGCAACTAACTTCCATTCTTTATTCTTCACCACTTCCATTTTCTATTGGTTTTATTTTACTTTTTGTTTCAACACCAGATCTGTTTACTGCGACTGTGACTGAAAGCTATTTTAAAAGTCCGTTTTTACGATTGTCGCATACGCGAATAGCTTTTCCTTCCGATTTTGGAATGGAACCGGCTTCCACCAGTTTTACAATTGGTTTTGCCAGTACCTCATCTCGAATCTGGCGGGTAATGGTTTTACTCAAACCATCCAGGCGTTTTATATCTCCCCTGAACCAATCGGATTTTACTTCCACTTCTACGACCATTTCATCAACACCATTTATGGTTTCCAGATTTATCATATAATCCGATCCTACTTCCGGAATTTTCATCAGCACTCCCTCAATTTGCATCGGGAATACATTACAACCTTTTACAATAAACATGTCATCAGATCGGCCCGTAATCCTATCGATTCGTCGATGCGTACGTCCACATTCGCATTCTCCCGGAATAATCCGTGTAATATCACGGGTACGATAGCGAATTAATGGCATCGCTTCACGGTCGAGTGTTGTCATTACCAGTTCCCCATAATCGCCGTCCGGAACAGGTTGTAGTGTTTCCGGATCGATTATTTCCACCACATACGAATCTTCCCAAATATGCAGACCGTTTTGGTACGTACATTCAAAAGCCACTCCCGGTCCGTTCATTTCAGAAAGTCCAAACGAATTAAAAGCTCGTACTCCATACATTTCTTCAATGCGTTTGCGTTGCGCATCGGTATGTGGCTCAGCTCCAATAACCAGTGTTTTTAGTTGTGTATCCTTTTTCGGATCCAGACCTTCAGCCTCGAAAACCTCGTATAAACGTCCCAAATAACTTGGAATGGCATGTGCTGCTGTTGTTCCGTAATCGCGCATCAGTTTAATCTGGCGCAAACTGTTTCCCGCACCGGCCGGAATACTCAAAGCACCCAGCGTTTCAATACCATACTGAAATCCAAGTCCGCCGGTAAACAATCCGTATCCACAAATATTCTGAAACACATCGGTATCGCGAACGCCGGCGCAAAACAGCGAACGCGCCATTAAATTGGCCCACGAATCCAGGTCGTGACGGTTGTGAAAAATTACCGTTGGATTTCCGGTAGTTCCACTCGAACTGTGCAAACGAATAATGTCCTTTTTCGGTAAGCTTAAAAAGCCGTAAGGGAAATTTTCGCGTAAATCTTGTTTGGTGGTAAAAGGTAATTCTGT
It contains:
- a CDS encoding ankyrin repeat domain-containing protein → MKTLKRISMKTVVNFSFILLLILTSCTNSGSNNTGNSTKTKATVEKPKVDLHTAIMSGNLEAVKQHIEAGTDINKKDQMSGSTPLIAAVSFNKTTIAKTLIDAGADLNLKNNDGSTALHAAAFFCNIEIVQMLLDAKADKSLKNNYGATARESVLAPFADMKPIYQMMQQQLEPLGIKIDLAEIEKTRPVIAMMLQ
- a CDS encoding acyltransferase family protein — protein: MKTERRHDIDWLRVLAIGLLLIYHIAIVFQPWAMFVGFIKSNESLENLWKPMTLLNVWRIPLLFYVSGMGLYFAMRKRNYLQLLGERTRRILIPLIFGVLAIAPLHFVIFQKYYNLPIGYYPHAGHLWFLGNIFIYVLVLTPLFIYMTRNEKSKFKKALSLLMKNPFGPLSLSVFFVLEVVIVKPQIFSVYAETWHGFFLGLLAFFFGFLFVYSGPVFWQTISKWKWMYIGLALVLYIVRLLVYETTSPNYLMAIESNCWIFGIFGLGYQYLNKPSAALSYLSQAAYPVYIIHMFALYAGSLIILPLEIPAMTKFAAITAFTFTTCLIIYEFMIRRIGFMRPLFGLKNDFNKGENETVIKYIAKGKSTQ
- a CDS encoding serine hydrolase domain-containing protein, translating into MTKKQTTLIIRIMLSTGTAISLFFVPWLLLRIMLTPLPDTVQGQLDKSLKYGLDGIIVYVDEAGKEPAFYAAGYKNRENKIPADPHSLFKIASISKLYDAVAITKLVSDGRLSLDKTLADYFPELVGRIENADKITLKMMVQHRSGIPNLTDTPNFWTEPPSSTEEALERVLDLPADFAPDAKYRYSNTNYLLISILIEKVTGDDVFQTIKKEILDPLGLKNTFGGVTEENIDNVMSGYYVGIEEDIKAGDYGTKLTSMVASAEDVGIFLRALNDGSVFNDGEQEIYSSIYVYDHTGLMPGYMSIAKYHKDIDTVVVQFVNTTDFQGLHWGVMEKVYRRVVKIVRKNSHS
- a CDS encoding DUF6090 family protein; this encodes MIRFFRKIRLKLLSENKIRQYLKYAIGEIVLVVIGILIAVQINNWNQSRKDDQILNEYLIKIKSHTLEDIRKLDTVTVYRMQLAGLCKKARTLILDKAEDEDLILFMSCGVAFADYYFKPSTGGYDALKNSRYFGKINNTALDSLLTRYHGLVNDIAENEKSYNDYVVYQEAYLSTQFDRSLILASAFLPQDSLNNRATPMSEYYEDFADYTSSAPFRNVIGLAAFQFDAMVDQYNQLKEAGNEVIKEIDAITSE
- a CDS encoding ROK family protein — its product is MEVLGIDFGGSGIKGAIVDTKTGELVTERHRIETPQPATPDAVAGVMAQLTEHFNWKGKVGVGVPAVVKNGVMLTAANIDKSWIGQEVNKQLSEKTGCEVECVNDADAAGIAEIHFGAGAKEKGMVFLLTVGTGIGTVIFIDKHLVPNLELGHLEFKGKTIERYSADSVRKRKDLSWEEWGNRFNKALDYYDKMFNPNLFIIGGGVSKKMDRFEDCIKLDTPVVPAEMQNNAGIIGAALNMVYK
- a CDS encoding ACT domain-containing protein produces the protein MIIKQVSVFLENKSGRLNEVTKILADAEINLSAFTIADTSDFGILRMIVSDPDKACTVLKENAFSVKTTEVVLAKTPNQPGSLSKLLDILQKEEVFIEYMYAFSMKDEGAVTVIRPTRVERCVEMLQKHKTELIRADELYQL
- a CDS encoding phenylacetate--CoA ligase, with the protein product MIWNEKIECASRDEMAAVQSERLKQTVQRIYHNIPSYRAKMQEIGMLPGDVRSVEDLKNLPFTNKTDLRDNYPFGMFTVPMSEIVRVHASSGTTGKPTVVGYTRNDLSMWAEVVTRSLCMSGVTRNDIVQVAYGYGLFTGGLGLHYGTENLGATVIPISGGNTKKQIQLMQDFGSSVIACTPSYALFLAEVMQEMGIDPEELKLRVGIFGAEPWSESMRKEIEAKLKLKAIDIYGLSEVIGPGVSCECEHQVGMHVNEDHFIPEILDTETFQPVAPGEVGELVFSTITKEGIPILRYRTRDLTRLIYDKCECGRTLVRMEKCKGRSDDMLIIRGVNVFPSQIESVLLEMSETEPHYLLIVEREGTLDVLKLMVEVQEQFFSDEVRELEKLKKKITHNIQSTLGISVDVKLVEPKTIERTAGKAKRVIDNRKI
- a CDS encoding sodium:solute symporter family protein, with protein sequence MNTFTLGLVVVIYLLVIAYLGYRGYSQTKSAKDYLLAGRDIHPFVMAMSYGATFISTSAIIGFGGIAGVYGMGLIWLTALNIIVGVFIAFIFFGRVTRKMGHNLDAHTFPEFLGNRFQSKNIQTISGAVIFVSMPLYAAVVLIGGARFIESIFEIDFSLALTFFSIIIAAYVIAGGLKGVMYTDALQGSIMFLSLFFLLIVTYQKLGGVSAAHHALTNMVDLVPENLKAAGHEGWTVFPKMNSPWWWALTTNIILGVGIGVLAQPQLIVRFMTVKSNRELNRAVLIGGIFIFVATGFIFTVGALTNVYFHNQSGQLAIQFAQGNVDLIIPEYINAAMPEWFVYLFMLALLSAGMSTLSSQFHAMGTSLGRDFIENVFPHKKFNSMMLSKISIIVAIILSIIIGYKLPGSIIARGTAIFFGICAASFLPVYFAALYWKRATKTAAVWSILTGLLASAFALAFMHAKESEPLGICQALFGKPTLATEFPWMIIDPMVIAMPVSIVVLIAVSLFTQKTSDEHLANCFHGIK
- a CDS encoding symporter small accessory protein codes for the protein MLGINDPGIILGYLLSVVGLIACVVYGALNWNKGMETSTDEIQRDLDWEEKDEHLKDEI
- a CDS encoding phenylacetate--CoA ligase — its product is MAQQFWQEEFETLEKKGLQKLQVERLNKTIESAWRSPFYGELYNKKNIKPGAIRAISQITELPFTTKQDLRENFPYGFLSLPKKDIIRLHSSSGTTGNPTVIFHNRHDLDSWANLMARSLFCAGVRDTDVFQNICGYGLFTGGLGFQYGIETLGALSIPAGAGNSLRQIKLMRDYGTTAAHAIPSYLGRLYEVFEAEGLDPKKDTQLKTLVIGAEPHTDAQRKRIEEMYGVRAFNSFGLSEMNGPGVAFECTYQNGLHIWEDSYVVEIIDPETLQPVPDGDYGELVMTTLDREAMPLIRYRTRDITRIIPGECECGRTHRRIDRITGRSDDMFIVKGCNVFPMQIEGVLMKIPEVGSDYMINLETINGVDEMVVEVEVKSDWFRGDIKRLDGLSKTITRQIRDEVLAKPIVKLVEAGSIPKSEGKAIRVCDNRKNGLLK